Proteins from a single region of Cyanobacteriota bacterium:
- a CDS encoding sucrose synthase, with amino-acid sequence MSDLIQAVLQSDERTNLRQFASLLRTSEKRYLLRNEILTLFAEYCHTYEKSDRFYTSSHLSKLIYYVQEIIIDSESLYLIIRPRIASQEAYRLLEDLTVEPISTQDLLDLHDRLVNHFHPNEGDVFEIDFQPFYDYSPTIRDPKNIGKGVAFLNRYLSSKLFQDPHQWQEELFTFLRLHGYGGQPLMINERINSQKQLSNQVKAAITFLGNCPSDKPYEALRFDLQSMGFEPGWGNTAQRIQETLEILDQLIDSPDHQALEALISRIPMIFRIALVSPHGWFGQEGVLGRPDTGGQVVYILDQVKSLEQQLRHDLELAGLSVLNVQPKVIVLTRLIPNSDGTTCNQRLEKIYGTENAWILRVPFRDFNPKLTQNWISRFEIWPYLETFAIDAERELRAEFQGKPDLIVGNYSDGNLVAFLLSRRLKVTQCNVAHALEKSKYLFSNLYWHDLEDKYHFSLQFTADLIAMNAANFIISSTYQEIVGTPDSVGQYESYKSFTMPDLYHVVSGIELFSPKFNVVPPGVNEHVFFPYTNSDDRLLLERDRLEDLLFTLDDPHHVFGTLDDPKKRPLFSMARLDRIKNLTGLAECFGKSAALQEHCNLILIAGKLRPEDSTDHEEIDQINKLYHIIDQYHLQGKVRWLGVRLSKADSGEVYRVIADRQGIFVQPALFEAFGLTILEAMITGLPTFATRFGGPLEIIQDGVNGFLINPTLLAEMADKILDFLTKCEQHPQYWHQISQRAIERVYSTYTWSIHTTRLLSLAKIYGFWNHASKENREDMLRYVEALFYLLYRPRARALLERHQQL; translated from the coding sequence ATGTCTGACCTAATTCAAGCTGTTCTCCAGAGCGATGAGCGCACCAACCTCCGACAGTTTGCTAGCTTGTTACGCACTTCTGAAAAACGATATCTGCTGCGAAACGAGATTTTGACCCTGTTTGCAGAGTACTGCCATACCTACGAAAAGTCCGATCGCTTCTACACATCCTCTCACCTCAGCAAGCTGATCTACTACGTTCAAGAAATCATCATCGATAGTGAAAGTCTGTACTTGATTATTCGTCCCCGCATAGCCAGTCAAGAAGCCTATCGGTTGTTGGAAGATTTGACAGTAGAGCCAATTAGTACGCAAGACCTGCTAGATCTACACGATCGTCTGGTCAATCACTTCCATCCCAACGAAGGCGATGTATTCGAGATTGATTTTCAGCCTTTTTATGACTATTCACCAACTATCCGTGACCCCAAAAACATCGGCAAGGGTGTTGCTTTCTTGAATCGATACCTTTCTAGCAAACTCTTTCAAGATCCACACCAATGGCAAGAAGAACTGTTTACGTTTTTGCGGTTGCATGGCTATGGTGGCCAACCACTCATGATCAACGAGCGGATCAACAGTCAAAAACAGTTGTCTAATCAAGTTAAGGCGGCTATCACATTTCTGGGTAATTGTCCGAGTGATAAGCCCTACGAGGCACTGCGGTTTGACTTGCAAAGTATGGGCTTTGAACCAGGTTGGGGGAATACTGCCCAGCGTATACAAGAAACTCTCGAAATCCTCGATCAGTTGATCGACTCCCCTGATCACCAGGCATTAGAGGCGTTGATTTCGCGCATTCCCATGATTTTTCGCATCGCCTTGGTGTCTCCCCATGGCTGGTTTGGGCAAGAGGGGGTTTTGGGAAGACCAGACACGGGCGGGCAAGTAGTCTACATCTTGGATCAGGTGAAAAGCCTAGAACAACAACTTCGGCATGATCTAGAGCTGGCAGGGCTATCTGTGTTGAATGTCCAGCCCAAGGTGATTGTGTTAACGCGGTTAATTCCCAACAGTGATGGTACGACTTGTAACCAGCGCCTAGAAAAGATCTACGGAACTGAGAACGCTTGGATTTTACGGGTACCGTTCCGGGATTTCAACCCTAAACTGACGCAGAACTGGATTTCGCGCTTTGAGATTTGGCCCTACCTAGAAACCTTTGCGATCGATGCTGAGCGGGAGTTGCGAGCTGAGTTTCAAGGTAAACCTGACCTGATTGTGGGCAATTACTCCGATGGCAATCTAGTGGCATTTCTGTTATCTCGCCGTCTGAAGGTTACCCAGTGCAACGTTGCCCATGCCCTAGAGAAATCTAAATATCTATTTAGCAACCTCTATTGGCATGACTTAGAAGATAAGTACCACTTCTCGCTGCAATTTACGGCTGACCTGATTGCCATGAATGCAGCCAACTTTATCATCAGCAGCACCTATCAAGAAATTGTGGGTACCCCTGATAGTGTTGGGCAATACGAATCCTACAAATCCTTCACGATGCCTGACCTGTATCATGTGGTCAGTGGCATTGAGCTGTTTAGCCCCAAATTTAACGTGGTGCCGCCGGGGGTAAATGAACATGTCTTTTTTCCCTATACCAACAGCGACGATCGGCTCTTGCTAGAGCGCGATCGCCTAGAAGACCTGCTATTTACCCTAGATGACCCACACCACGTGTTTGGAACTTTGGATGATCCTAAGAAGCGACCACTATTTTCCATGGCACGTCTGGATCGCATCAAGAACTTAACTGGGCTAGCCGAGTGCTTCGGTAAAAGTGCCGCTCTTCAGGAACACTGTAACCTGATTTTGATTGCTGGCAAGCTGCGTCCTGAAGATTCCACCGACCATGAAGAGATTGACCAGATTAACAAGCTTTATCACATCATTGATCAGTACCATCTCCAGGGCAAAGTGCGCTGGTTAGGGGTACGCCTGTCTAAGGCTGACTCTGGTGAAGTGTATCGCGTCATTGCCGATCGGCAGGGCATCTTTGTGCAGCCTGCCCTGTTTGAAGCCTTTGGTCTCACCATTCTAGAAGCAATGATTACCGGACTACCTACCTTTGCGACTCGATTTGGTGGCCCGCTAGAAATCATTCAGGATGGTGTCAATGGCTTTCTCATTAATCCAACCTTGTTAGCAGAGATGGCTGACAAAATTTTGGACTTTTTGACCAAGTGTGAGCAGCATCCTCAGTATTGGCACCAGATTTCCCAACGGGCGATCGAACGAGTCTATAGCACTTATACCTGGAGCATTCACACCACTCGGTTACTCTCTCTGGCCAAGATCTACGGGTTTTGGAACCATGCATCCAAGGAAAATCGGGAAGACATGTTGCGCTACGTCGAAGCCCTGTTTTACTTACTCTATCGTCCCCGTGCTCGGGCACTGCTTGAGCGCCATCAGCAGCTATAG